A single genomic interval of Halorubrum aethiopicum harbors:
- a CDS encoding class I adenylate-forming enzyme family protein, with the protein MNYLDYLASNERVFPDRVAVREGDVTWTYAELFEDARSAATVLRDAGVDAGDAVVVMLPNTYHFVTSTLGSLARRAVVVPVNTRFRRREVASLMDQVEPSAAIASGETLPAVNDALEESDATDATDVTVFGVRTDDASDDAPDDVRRWDAAVRTTRPAVAVPETMGEREAFVLHTSGTTGRPKGVVHTHANLIAVSDASVISYEMGPGSVFLAVMPLYHCTGIGTILGPTLKAGGELLLREEWDPVAALDDVEAHGVNVFSGVPAMFKDWLAVASDRSVDTDSVRTGVIGGAGVSADLIRRSEAFLDAPVLNGWGMTETFAAGLWEDRRGSRRLPSVGRTSGRLIEAKVVDRSTGAEVPTNEPGELLVRGEALLTGYLDHEAEWTAEWFHTGDYARVDEDGYVHVLDRVDYTIITGGENVYPQEVEGVIEELDGVREAAVVGKPDEWKGRKPVAFVDRHPRADLTAEEVRDHVLAELAAFKHPREVTFVDALPRNATGKLDRQTLEERL; encoded by the coding sequence ATGAACTACCTCGACTATCTGGCATCGAACGAACGCGTGTTTCCCGATCGGGTCGCCGTCCGGGAGGGTGACGTAACGTGGACCTACGCGGAACTGTTCGAGGACGCCCGCTCGGCGGCCACCGTCCTCCGCGACGCCGGGGTCGACGCCGGGGACGCCGTCGTGGTGATGCTCCCGAACACCTACCACTTCGTCACGTCCACGCTCGGGTCGCTCGCCCGGCGGGCGGTCGTCGTCCCGGTGAACACCCGTTTCCGGCGCCGGGAGGTCGCGTCGCTGATGGATCAGGTCGAGCCGAGCGCCGCGATCGCGAGTGGGGAAACGCTACCGGCGGTCAACGACGCGCTCGAGGAGAGCGACGCCACCGACGCCACCGACGTCACCGTCTTCGGCGTTCGCACCGACGACGCCTCGGACGACGCCCCCGACGACGTCAGACGGTGGGACGCCGCGGTTCGCACGACACGCCCCGCCGTCGCCGTCCCCGAGACGATGGGCGAGCGCGAGGCGTTCGTCCTCCACACGAGCGGAACGACCGGTCGTCCGAAGGGCGTGGTCCACACGCATGCCAACCTGATCGCCGTCAGCGACGCCTCCGTGATCTCCTACGAGATGGGGCCGGGGAGCGTCTTTCTCGCGGTCATGCCGCTGTATCACTGTACGGGCATCGGAACGATCCTGGGCCCGACGCTGAAGGCGGGCGGCGAGCTGCTCCTGCGCGAGGAGTGGGACCCGGTGGCGGCGCTCGACGACGTCGAGGCCCACGGCGTGAACGTCTTCTCCGGCGTCCCGGCCATGTTCAAAGACTGGCTGGCCGTGGCGTCGGACCGCTCGGTCGACACCGACTCGGTGCGCACCGGCGTCATCGGCGGGGCGGGCGTGTCCGCCGACCTGATCCGGCGGTCGGAGGCGTTCCTCGACGCGCCGGTCCTCAACGGCTGGGGCATGACCGAGACCTTCGCCGCCGGCCTCTGGGAGGACAGACGCGGGTCGCGACGGCTCCCGAGCGTCGGACGGACCTCCGGCCGGCTCATCGAGGCGAAGGTCGTCGACAGATCGACCGGCGCGGAGGTCCCGACGAACGAGCCCGGCGAACTGCTGGTTCGCGGCGAAGCGTTGTTGACGGGCTATCTCGACCACGAGGCGGAGTGGACCGCCGAGTGGTTCCACACCGGCGACTACGCCCGCGTGGACGAGGACGGCTACGTCCACGTGCTCGATAGGGTCGACTACACGATCATCACCGGCGGCGAGAACGTCTACCCTCAAGAGGTCGAGGGCGTCATCGAGGAACTCGACGGCGTCCGCGAGGCCGCCGTCGTCGGGAAACCCGACGAGTGGAAGGGAAGAAAGCCGGTGGCGTTCGTCGACCGTCACCCTCGAGCCGATCTCACCGCCGAGGAGGTGAGAGACCACGTTCTCGCGGAGCTCGCGGCGTTCAAACATCCGCGGGAAGTGACCTTCGTCGACGCGCTCCCGCGGAACGCCACCGGAAAGCTCGACCGGCAGACGCTGGAGGAACGGCTCTAA
- a CDS encoding type II toxin-antitoxin system HicB family antitoxin translates to MATTSENDRADGVEFTYEGDLVTARDVESGVAASGESKPVALSRLADALTLHAGGGEPIDDEEAFLEEIGVDPDDIEDAGEPPWE, encoded by the coding sequence ATGGCGACCACTTCGGAGAACGACCGCGCCGACGGGGTGGAGTTCACCTACGAGGGCGATCTCGTGACGGCGCGCGACGTCGAGTCGGGCGTCGCCGCGTCGGGCGAGTCGAAGCCGGTCGCGCTCTCCCGGCTCGCGGACGCGTTGACCCTCCACGCCGGCGGCGGCGAGCCGATCGACGACGAGGAGGCGTTCCTCGAGGAGATCGGCGTCGACCCCGACGATATCGAGGACGCCGGCGAGCCGCCGTGGGAGTAG
- a CDS encoding type II toxin-antitoxin system HicA family toxin: MVYASFDGREIVKALRSMRYRPVGREGSHVKLRYEHPETDEIRVVSVPLTDSDQISQETYRSIADQCGADDFEAWCRWIDAHR; the protein is encoded by the coding sequence ATGGTCTATGCGAGTTTTGACGGTCGAGAGATCGTGAAGGCGCTCCGGTCGATGCGGTACCGACCGGTCGGCCGCGAGGGAAGTCACGTGAAGCTCCGGTACGAGCACCCGGAGACCGACGAGATCCGTGTGGTGAGCGTTCCGCTCACCGACAGCGACCAGATCTCACAGGAGACGTACCGGTCGATCGCCGACCAGTGCGGTGCCGACGACTTCGAGGCGTGGTGTCGGTGGATCGACGCGCATCGATGA
- a CDS encoding type II toxin-antitoxin system HicA family toxin yields MVRTNFSGQEIASVLNDFGYRRVGRVGSHLKMRYESPDTDEVRIVTVPMKSEDEIPTGTLHSIADQCGADDFHSWCEWIDEHR; encoded by the coding sequence ATGGTCCGGACGAACTTCTCCGGACAAGAGATCGCATCAGTGCTCAACGACTTCGGATACAGGCGAGTCGGTCGGGTTGGAAGCCACTTGAAGATGCGATACGAGTCACCCGATACCGACGAGGTGCGGATCGTCACGGTCCCAATGAAGTCCGAGGACGAGATCCCGACCGGGACGCTTCACTCGATCGCTGACCAGTGCGGAGCGGACGACTTCCACTCGTGGTGTGAGTGGATAGACGAGCATCGGTGA
- a CDS encoding type II toxin-antitoxin system HicB family antitoxin, producing the protein MASATRDASNREGVEFIHEDDGSITAKDIETGVASFGDTKAEALRMLAEAIELHEGGGEPVTDEDLEEWGLEDAEPGDKELPDFMK; encoded by the coding sequence ATGGCGAGTGCGACACGCGACGCATCCAACAGGGAGGGCGTCGAGTTCATTCACGAGGATGACGGCTCGATTACCGCGAAAGACATCGAGACCGGTGTCGCGTCCTTCGGCGATACGAAGGCAGAAGCCCTCCGGATGCTCGCGGAGGCGATCGAGCTTCACGAGGGAGGCGGCGAACCCGTGACCGACGAGGACCTCGAGGAGTGGGGCCTCGAAGACGCGGAACCCGGCGACAAGGAACTTCCTGACTTCATGAAGTGA